A window of Hymenobacter siberiensis genomic DNA:
TGCCCGTGGAGTGGTGAAGCCGCCGCCGGTGTACACGCCCATCACCACCCAGCGTGTCAGCGATACCGAGGACGCGCCGACGCCCCTGGTCGTGAGCAAGATGAAGCTGAAGAAGCCTGTGCTGGTGTATTATGAGGAGCCGGCCCCCGGCAAATCGGTGCAGCAGCTCATCCTGTCCGAGGAAAACCTGGGCCTGCTCAAAACCCTGGACCTGGAGCACCTCATGGCCCGCCGCGAAATATTTGTGGATGGTCTGGGCAACCTGACCCTGCCGGGGAGCGACGTGGCCAAATTCCGGCTGCTGGGTACCAGCGCCGTGGCCGAAACCACGCGCCGCCCCGCCGGCGATGGCCGCAGCTTCTTCTCCCGCCTGAAAGTGCCGTCGCCGGGCGTGTTGTACGTGGTGCGCGAGTCGGCCGAAGAATACCGGCATTTTGTGAAAGGCCCCCAGAAGAAGGGCGCGCTGCTCGACTTCCAGGCCAACGGCCTGCCGGGCGTCGATTCGGTGCGGGCCGTGTACACGCTGCGCAAAACGGATTCATCTGAACGCGGCGCCGGCAGCGGCGAAACCATTCGATAACTGATGAGCCAACGATTCTTGCTGAAACGCCCGGCGCTGCTGGCCAGTGTCCTGGCCTTGGCGTGGGGAACTGCCAACGCCCAGGTTATCCTGAAAATAACCCAGGTGCCGGCTGCCTGGCCGCCCCGGGATTCCCTCTTCGTGGCTGGCTCTTTCAATGACTGGAACCCCCGCAGCCCCCGCTATGTCCTGCAGAAGCAAGCCGACGGCACGTACCAAATCAGCCTGCCGCCCAGCCTGGGCAGCATCGAATACAAGTTTACCCGCGGCAGCTGGCCAACGGTGGAGGTAGACGGCAAAAACCAGCAGATTGCCAACCGCAAAGCTGACCTGACCATGGCCCGCGAAATCGCCAGTCAGGTGCTGGCCTGGGACGACCAGAGCGGCGCAGTAGCGGCTCCCAAAAAGCATACTGCTACGCCGCAGGTACGCCTGCTGTCTGCCGCGTTTACCATGCCGCAGCTGGGGCGGCAGCGGCGCATCTGGCTGTACCTGCCCGCCGACTACGTGGCCAACCCCGCCCGGCGCTACCCCGTGCTATACCTGCACGATGGCCAGAACGTATTCGACGACGCCACCAGCTTCGGCGGCGAGTGGGGCGTAGACGAAACCCTCGACCGTCTGCGCCAGGCCGGCCAGGATGCCATCGGCAGCATTGTGGTGGCCGTGGACAACGGCGACCAGTTCCGGTCCGACGAGTACATTCCCTGGCCCAGCGCCGCGCTCAAAGACCAGCCCCACCCGGGTGGCCAGGGCGGAGCCTACGTCGACTTTCTGGCCCTCACGCTCAAGCCTTATATCGACGCGCACTACCGCACCCGGCCCGAGGCGGCGCACACCGGCATCGCCGGCTCCAGCCTGGGCGGGCTGATATCGGTGTACGCAGCCCTGAAATACCCGAAGGTTTTCGGGGAAGTAGGGGCGTTTTCGCCGGCCTTCTGGGTCTGCAACGACTCGTTGCGAGCCTATGCCAAAACCCACCCGGCGGCGCGCACGGCGCGCTTCTATTTCGTGTGCGGCCCGAAGGAATCAGAAACCATGCTGCCCCTGATGGCGCAGTGGCGCGACGAGCTGCGGGCCGAGGGTGTGCCGGCGGCCAACCTGGCTTTTTCGGCTCCGGCCGATGGCCAGCACCGGGAATGGTTCTGGCGGCGGGAGTTTCCAGCGGCTTATCGGTTTCTGTTTAGTTCGGCGGTGAAAACCAGAGACTTTGCGCCGCATAAATAGTGATATGGGGGTGCTCATGATGGTTGGGGTGGTTGTGAAATTGGTGGCGTTTGCAACAACCAGTTGACAGGCTCGTATAGTTTTTTGTCTGCGGTTGCCGGAGTTTTAAAAATGCAGCCTTATCTTTGCGTCGCGTTTCAAGAAAAGCGCTTGCTCAACATGAATTCACATCGTACTTCCCAGGCTTGGTGGTGGCAGCTCCGAAACATCGGACCGGCCTGCCTGTGCGCCTAGTGAAGTCATCCTGATTTTGCTATTAGTCACAAAAAGCCCGGCCCACAGCCGGGCTTTTTTTGTTTCTGTTTTTCTCTGAGGCAACCCATCCGCCTCATTTGCTCCCTTTTGAATCTCGTGCCTTACCAACTCATCACCCGCTCCCGCCGCCTGCTCGCCGATACTGTGACGCCCGTGGGCCTGTTTCTGCGGTTGCGCGACCAGTACGCCAACTGCCTGCTGCTGGAAAGCGCCGACTACCACGGCCAGCAAAACGCCTTCAGCTACCTGGTGTGCGAGCCGCTGGCCACGTTTGAGCTGCGGCGCGGCGGGGTGCTGCGCCAGCTGCTACCCGGCGCGCCCGAAACCATCGAAACCCTGGCCCACCCGCGTGAGGCGCTGGGCCGGCTGCGTGACTTTGCCGCCGCCGGCACGCCCGATGCGGCATCGGCCAAGCTGCCCTTCATCAATACCGGCCTGTTTGGCTACATGGGCTACGAGGCCGTGCAAAGCTTCGAAGACGTGCAGCTGGACCCGGCGAAAGTGCCGGCCGGCGATATTCCGCTGATTCGCTACGGCGTGTACCGTTATGTTATTGCCTTCAACCACTTCCGGCAGGAGCTGCATTTGTTTGAGCACAGCGTGGCCGGTGAAGCCCCGGTAGAGAATGACGGCCTCGACCGCCTCGAAAACCTGGTGCGCCACCCGAGCGTGCCCGCGTTCGATTTTGCCACGGTAGGCGAGGAGCAGACCAACCAGACCGACGAGGAATTTCTGGCCCGCCTCACCCAGGGCCAGGCCCACTGCCTGCGCGGCGACGTGTTTCAGATTGTGCTGTCGCGCCGGTTTCAGCAGGGCTTTTCGGGCGATGAGTTCAATGTGTACCGCGCCTTGCGGTCCATCAACCCCTCGCCCTACCTGTTTTATTTCGACTACGGCGACTATAAAATCTTCGGCTCCTCGCCCGAAGCGCAGGTACTGGTGCAGGGCCGCGAGGCCACGCTGTTCCCCATCGCGGGCACCTACCGCCGCACCGGCGACGACGCCGCCGATGCCGCCGCTGCCCAGCGCCTGGCCGCCGACCCCAAAGAAAACGCCGAGCACGTAATGCTGGTGGACCTGGCCCGCAATGACCTTGCCCGCCACGGCACCAAAGTAGAAGTGCGCACGCTGCGCGAAATCCAGTTCTACTCGCACGTCATTCACCTTGTGAGCAAAGTCACGGCCGAACTGGCCGAGGGCACCGATACCCTGCAAGTGGTGGCCGATACCTTCCCAGCCGGCACGCTCTCCGGCGCCCCCAAGTTCCGCGCCCTCCAACTCATTGATGGACTGGAGACTACCGCGCGCGGCTACTATGGCGGCTGCCTGGGCCACTTGGGTTTCGATGGCAGCTTCAACCATGCCATCATGATTCGCTCGTTTCTGAGCACCGGCAATCAGCTTTATTTCCAGGCCGGCGCGGGCGTGGTGGCGGCATCAAAAGTGCAGTCGGAGCTGGAGGAGGTGCACCACAAGCTGGGCGCGCTGCGGGCCGCCCTGAAAGCGGCAGCGGAGGTGCGGTAGTCATATTAGAACGTCATGTCGAGCGCAGCCGAGACATCTCGCATGCTATCACTAACTCAGTAGTTGCAGCGAAGCGGGCGAGATGTCTCGGCTGCCCTCGACATGACGGTCCTTCTCAAGTTCAAAGTCAAATGAAAATCCTCGTTCTCGATAACTACGACTCCTTCACCTACAACCTGGTGCACCTGCTGCGCGACCTCGGCCACGGCCCCAACCTGACGGTGACGCGCAACGACCAGCTCACCCTCGAAGCCGTAGACGCTTACGATGCCATTCTGCTTTCGCCCGGCCCCGGCATTCCGCTGGAGGCGGGCCTGATGCCGGCCATCATTCAGAAATACGCGCCCACCAAGCGCATTCTGGGCGTGTGCCTGGGCCATCAGGGCCTGGCCGAAAGCTTTGGCGCGGAGCTATACAACATCCCCGCCGTGCTGCACGGCGTAGCCAACGAAGCCGAAGTGACGGTGCCCGGTGAACGCCTGTTCGCGGGCCTGCCGACGCGGTTTCAGGTGGGGCGCTACCATTCGTGGGCGGTGCGGCCCGAGTCGATGCCCGCGACGCTGGAAGTAACGGCCCGCGACGCCAACGGCGAAGTGCTGGCCTTCCGCCACCGCGAGTACGACGTGCGCGGCGTGCAGTTCCATCCCGAAAGCATCCTCACCGAGCACGGCGCGCAAATGCTGGAAAACTGGCTGAAGTAGGGGCGGGGCTTGTCCCCGCCCGGATATCTGGCCCGTTGAAAAAGCGGCTTCCATAATAATACAATCAAAAACAAACCCGTTCAACGACGGGCGGGGACAAGCCCCGCACCCTACCTCAACTTGAAACAGATTCTCACTAAGCTTTTCGACCACCAGCCCCTGACGCATGCCGAGGCCCACGCCGCTATGCGCCAGCTGGGCGAGGGCGGGGCCAACCCGGCCGAAACGGCGGCGTTCCTGGCCGTGTACCGCATGCGGCCCATCACGGTGGTCGAGCTGGCCGGCTTCCGCCAAGCCTTGCTCGACCTCAGCCGCGACCCCGAGTTGGGCACGCACGAATTGGTGGACATTGTGGGCACGGGTGGCGATGGTAAGAACACGCTCAACATCTCCACGCTGGCCTGTTTCATTGTGGCCGGGGCGGGCACGCTGGTGGCCAAGCACGGCAATTTCGGCGTGTCGTCGGTGTCGGGCGCTTCGAATGTGCTGGCACATTTTGGCTACAATTTCGAAGCCAGCTCCGACCAGCTGCGGCGGCAGCTCGACCGCGCAGGCATCTGCTTTCTGCACGCGCCGGCTTTTCATCCGGCCATGCGGCACGCGGGGCCAATCCGGCGCGAGTTGGGCCTGCGCACCTTCTTCAACATCCTCGGCCCGCTGGTGAACCCGGCCCGGCCGGCGGCTCAGCTGCTGGGTGTGTTCAGCCTGGAGCTGCAACGCATCTATCACTACCTCATGCAGCCCACCGGCGCACGTTACGCCGTGGTGCACGCCCTTGATGGCTACGACGAGCTGGCCCTCACCGGCCTGGCCAAAGTGGTGTCGTCGTTCGAAGGCGAGCGCCTCTTTACCGCCGACACGCTGGGCTTGCCCGCTTGCACCGCCGGCGACCTGGCCGGTGGTAGCACCGTAGCCGCTTCGGCCGAGCTGTTCAAGCACGTCCTCGACGGGTACGGCACAGCCGCCCAACGCAACGTAACCACCGCAAACGCCGCCCTGGCCCTGCAGTGCGCTCGCCCCGGCCTGGGCTGGGAAGAGGCCCTGGGCCTCAGCCGCGAGTCACTGGACTCGGGCGCGGCCCGGCGGGCGTTTGAAACCATGTTAAATACTCAATAAATTTTCTGCATGGCGCGAAGCAAATCCTGCGCGCTGTTGTTTTTCAAGTCATGTCTCAATCAACGATTCTCGATACCATCGTCGCCTACAAGCGCAAGGAAGTAGCCAGCCGCCGTGAGCTGGTACCCACCAAGCTGCTCGAAACCAGCTTGTATTTCAACTCGCAGCCGCTGTCGCTGCGGAAGTACCTGCTGCGCGAAGGCGGCAGCGGGCTCATTGCAGAGTTTAAGCGCAAGTCGCCCTCCAAGGGCTGGATAAACCAGTATGCGCCGGTAGAGCGCACCACGCTGGGCTACATGCAGGCTGGGGCGGCGGCCCTGTCCATTCTCACCGATACCGAATTCTTTGGTGGCAAAAATGAGGATTTGACCACGGCGCGCAAATTCAATTTCTGCCCCATTCTGCGCAAGGACTTTGTGGTGGATGAGTACCAGATTCTCGAAGCCAAGGGCATGGGGGCCGATGCCGTGCTGCTGATTGCGGCCGTGCTCACGCCCCAGGAAATCGATTCGCTGGGCCGTCTGGCCCGTTCGCTGGGCCTCGAAGTGCTGCTCGAAGTGCACGATGGCGAAGAGCTGGCCCGCTCGGCTAATACCGAAGCCGTGAACCTTATCGGCGTGAACAACCGCAACCTGCACGACTTCAGCCTGAGCCTCGATACGTCGATGACCTTGGCCGAAGCCATTCCGAATGAGTTCGTGAAGGTGTCGGAGAGCGGTATTTCGACTGCCACGGCCATTGGCCAGCTGCGCGAGGTGGGCTACCGGGGCTTCCTGTTGGGCGAGGCTTTTATGCGCCACGCCCGGCCCGAGCGGGCCTGCGCCGCATTGGTGCAGGAAATCGCCGCGCTGTCGAAAATCGAATCGGTTGTTGCCTAGTTGTCGGATA
This region includes:
- a CDS encoding alpha/beta hydrolase-fold protein, which codes for MSQRFLLKRPALLASVLALAWGTANAQVILKITQVPAAWPPRDSLFVAGSFNDWNPRSPRYVLQKQADGTYQISLPPSLGSIEYKFTRGSWPTVEVDGKNQQIANRKADLTMAREIASQVLAWDDQSGAVAAPKKHTATPQVRLLSAAFTMPQLGRQRRIWLYLPADYVANPARRYPVLYLHDGQNVFDDATSFGGEWGVDETLDRLRQAGQDAIGSIVVAVDNGDQFRSDEYIPWPSAALKDQPHPGGQGGAYVDFLALTLKPYIDAHYRTRPEAAHTGIAGSSLGGLISVYAALKYPKVFGEVGAFSPAFWVCNDSLRAYAKTHPAARTARFYFVCGPKESETMLPLMAQWRDELRAEGVPAANLAFSAPADGQHREWFWRREFPAAYRFLFSSAVKTRDFAPHK
- a CDS encoding anthranilate synthase component I family protein, coding for MPYQLITRSRRLLADTVTPVGLFLRLRDQYANCLLLESADYHGQQNAFSYLVCEPLATFELRRGGVLRQLLPGAPETIETLAHPREALGRLRDFAAAGTPDAASAKLPFINTGLFGYMGYEAVQSFEDVQLDPAKVPAGDIPLIRYGVYRYVIAFNHFRQELHLFEHSVAGEAPVENDGLDRLENLVRHPSVPAFDFATVGEEQTNQTDEEFLARLTQGQAHCLRGDVFQIVLSRRFQQGFSGDEFNVYRALRSINPSPYLFYFDYGDYKIFGSSPEAQVLVQGREATLFPIAGTYRRTGDDAADAAAAQRLAADPKENAEHVMLVDLARNDLARHGTKVEVRTLREIQFYSHVIHLVSKVTAELAEGTDTLQVVADTFPAGTLSGAPKFRALQLIDGLETTARGYYGGCLGHLGFDGSFNHAIMIRSFLSTGNQLYFQAGAGVVAASKVQSELEEVHHKLGALRAALKAAAEVR
- a CDS encoding anthranilate synthase component II, translated to MKILVLDNYDSFTYNLVHLLRDLGHGPNLTVTRNDQLTLEAVDAYDAILLSPGPGIPLEAGLMPAIIQKYAPTKRILGVCLGHQGLAESFGAELYNIPAVLHGVANEAEVTVPGERLFAGLPTRFQVGRYHSWAVRPESMPATLEVTARDANGEVLAFRHREYDVRGVQFHPESILTEHGAQMLENWLK
- the trpD gene encoding anthranilate phosphoribosyltransferase gives rise to the protein MKQILTKLFDHQPLTHAEAHAAMRQLGEGGANPAETAAFLAVYRMRPITVVELAGFRQALLDLSRDPELGTHELVDIVGTGGDGKNTLNISTLACFIVAGAGTLVAKHGNFGVSSVSGASNVLAHFGYNFEASSDQLRRQLDRAGICFLHAPAFHPAMRHAGPIRRELGLRTFFNILGPLVNPARPAAQLLGVFSLELQRIYHYLMQPTGARYAVVHALDGYDELALTGLAKVVSSFEGERLFTADTLGLPACTAGDLAGGSTVAASAELFKHVLDGYGTAAQRNVTTANAALALQCARPGLGWEEALGLSRESLDSGAARRAFETMLNTQ
- the trpC gene encoding indole-3-glycerol phosphate synthase TrpC; the protein is MSQSTILDTIVAYKRKEVASRRELVPTKLLETSLYFNSQPLSLRKYLLREGGSGLIAEFKRKSPSKGWINQYAPVERTTLGYMQAGAAALSILTDTEFFGGKNEDLTTARKFNFCPILRKDFVVDEYQILEAKGMGADAVLLIAAVLTPQEIDSLGRLARSLGLEVLLEVHDGEELARSANTEAVNLIGVNNRNLHDFSLSLDTSMTLAEAIPNEFVKVSESGISTATAIGQLREVGYRGFLLGEAFMRHARPERACAALVQEIAALSKIESVVA